Sequence from the Clostridium botulinum genome:
TGAGGCTAAAAAAAGAGGATTTTAATAATTTTCTTCTAGTCAAATTTAAATAGATATACAACTTATAGGAATTTACATTAATTTCTTGTGCTTTTACTTTCTATGTAAGGATTATTTTTATCCTTATTCACTTTATTATTTTATCTTCAAAATGATAAAAGCAATTAATTGTAAATTCCTATATATAAACTACTTTTATACTTACCTATAAGCTCTTCTAAATTTCACATGTTATTCACTCTATTTATTTCTAATAAGTTATGTACTGTTATATAAAAATCTACTAACAAATAAACAAGTAAAAATACTATTAGTTTTATAAGCATCGCTTCATTTCTTATAAACATATTAAAAAAATTTGGCTCTATATATTTTAATCCAAAAAACGTCATTAAAGTCCAAGATATAGAGAATTTCAAACTAACTAATCCCTTAAAATTATACTTTAAATTAGAGTAGTCCCAATAAACTTTATTAAAAATTTC
This genomic interval carries:
- a CDS encoding putative ABC transporter permease; protein product: MNLINYTLFNFIIYSFIGWIIEEVYCFCITGKFKEDGFLIGPFKPMYGITVSILIILKNYFSDYTTLILIFCFFTPSIIEYISGYLLKEIFNKVYWDYSNLKYNFKGLVSLKFSISWTLMTFFGLKYIEPNFFNMFIRNEAMLIKLIVFLLVYLLVDFYITVHNLLEINRVNNM